A stretch of DNA from Lotus japonicus ecotype B-129 chromosome 4, LjGifu_v1.2:
ttaaataaaaaaattgaaaactaaaataaaaacgacatcaactttattattcattatattacttattaattgttaaacttttcaatttctcatatttaaaattaaatattaaaatttaaaacttttcaatttctcttatttaaaatgaaatatttaaattatttaaattttaattattcattacaacttgaggtgaatttttaaaaaataataataattgaaattgactaccttacattaatgacaataatagattgttaataataatttgtatatattctttacattattgttaataataattataaatcttattagttattaatcataagttgagatattttaaaaaaataaaaaataaaacttattactatttattacttataaaaaaatatttattaataattaatatcgaaaaaatagttgaaaattaaaaaaaaatgtctctataagatattattattactatatcgaatgtgtatattatttgaaaaacaaatttaatatgatttttgatctattatatagaagtaaaaataactGGAGGAAGCATaacagaaaaaaataattataacaaaagttgaataaatttaaatttactaaataatattttacgatactaaaattataactttttataatttttaagttaaaattatttcaagttcaaaaaaaatttaaaattattttattgttgataaaaagtataaaaaaaaatatgttattataacttatattaaaaccGGATATATGATAAATCAGCACCTCTGCAGTTGAAACCACAATAATAAACCTAAAAACAGAGAacccaaatcaataaaatatattacaaccaaagtttttaaaattaatttaatactaatacaaaagaaatttaattacactgtaataatttttatactatattaaaaaaaatagtgtaaataaacccgtgcaacgcacgggtattatttctagttttATATGTAAAAGAGACTTTATTTTTACGTCAAatacattaaaccataaaactatcatacctttgtattaaaatacattaagaaataataaattttctttttaataacaTATTAAAAACGGAAAAAGTTGTATTGTCGAAAAAAATTCAACTActtaacattaaataacaacattcatcaacttaaaattgGCTCTTAAAAAAACACGAAAATTATCTTAAGTTTtgcatttgaaaaatattaaaaattaaaattatttaataataaataatatggatagaatattttaaaattgaatgatGACGCTAAAAggtattttatattaattataatatatgtgcattattgaaaaaaatatttaaatatattttttgatctaTGATATAGTAGTAAAAATTACTCGAGCATTGAGTTTTTCCTAGGAAGGTTTTAACGAGACACATTTACGAGTTTTGTCCATCCTAGGTTTGGTAGTTTTGAAGTACTTtcttgagagggttgttctcatggttCTTTCTTTCTATCAATAATATatcttttgctttcaaaaaaaattttattcgagaaagcataatagagaaaaataataatggccaaaatttaataaatatttgttGTAAGAGGCCTTGCGtatccacttaacgtgatcgtCGAGCCTcaagggattagtctcatgactaTCGGTTGTGAGAAAACATTAGCAAACcaaataagtttaaaaaaattaaattcgcAAGATATATAATATCTTAggctttttttgttgttgtcgaAAGGCTATTTAAGTTACCACCACGTATTATAATTCAAAAGATTAAATTGAATTTATTCTTTTTTGGTCTTGACATGTCACAGCAAAAGACTTTCTaggtaaaaagtataaaaatgatattaaaacttatttcatgacattaaacacttaatacttaacattttttacgtaatttaaatatttcaagttaacttaataatttttcatattcttaaataaataaaattttcaattgttaaaattatttctatgcAAATAactaaatttgagtaatattaattatttaattatacaaAAAGAACTACagaggatgtatcttatgagaaaggtaatcttatgtgagaaaatgagaataaatcacgaccgttagatctaaccatcaacggtcaagattaaaattattttaattattttaatcttgACAATGACACAGATACCCTTGCTCAACTATCTCCCTTTCTCCACTTGCAAAACCGCCGTTCACTCTCCTTTCTCCCTGACCACCGTTCAGCCCAGCCGCACTCCTCACCACTTTGAATTTCTCAATTCCAATCAAGTAAATTTGCAATTATCATCATCATATCAgataaatttaaaaagaaacaagaaTTAAACCCAGATCTGAGTTTTCTCTCATCAGATCTGGGTTTCTCTCATCAGATATGGTTCTTTCTCCACCGTCTGAGTTCTGTTCCTTATATCTGTGCTCCTCATCTGACTGGCGATGCCTTCACGATTCATGTCCTGCCGGAGCGAATAAGCACGTCACGCCAGACGGCGATGGCCATAGCGAGCCACGTCGACGCCGTGAAGCCTTAGCAATAAGTATTGTTCTTATGATTTTTTAGGTTTAAAATGTCATTTCTATTCTACAAATGAGATTGATCAATTGTTCTTGTTCTTGGTCAATGTATCTGATTGATGAACCCCTCCAGCGGAATCTCCAGTGAATAACCCTTTTCCTCTTTTCTAATATGCAATCCTTACTCTCTTTATCCCGTTTTTTCCTATCTTTCTAGAAATTGATATGATGAAAGTGAATATTTTAGTATTATTCTAGTTTAATGTATTAGAAACTGATTTCACTTTATTGCGTTCATGGCCACAGAAGGAGTTGCTGGTTTGGTCTTCAGGCAGCTTGGTGATTGAGAAACTTAGATGGGTGTGATAGGATGGTGATGgtggaaggagaaagaaggaaaaatttaagaaaatgagGATATTTTTGTCCTATCACTATAAAAACGAAACTGTACCACCGCCCACCAAAGACGTCGTCTTTTTTTATCTTAGCTCTTGATTGCATTGGTTCTGAAATGTTTAGTGGGGCTGTGTGTTTTTCTAGAAGACTAGTTTATGATTAGGCATTAGTTTAATAACCGTTGGCTAGTAGCTACCATCTGCCAACCATTATTTATCGCAACTTCAATTCCATCTACCAGCCCCGCTTGCTGCTTCATACATACTCAAAATTATTTTGTGCTTTTTGCTTTTGCTTTATTGCTTTTCACCTTGTCTTGCTGGGTTGGATTTCAAAGGATTCGAGCTCTCAACTGCTGAAAGTTTCCCAAATTCTGTGGAATTTCACCTATCTAGCTATGTGTCGACATAACTAGGCTATAGGCTCGTATCCACATACTGAGTAGTACAAATCATATTCAGGTCTGACTCAACTTAGATGCATTGAAATAGTGGCGGAGATCGTACATTAGCAATTTTGCAGCTGCTGGAAACCACTACAACAGCCACAAATAGCTTGTGTATGGCATCCGCCATTATTCTAGTTTTGAATCAAATGCAGCTACGTACACTAATCTTGTGTCTATATATATCAGGTTTAACTACGTGTAAAAGAACATATTAATGAATAATCACAGTAATATGGGTTAGATGACTCACACTCACAGGATCACTAAAATATGCATAATATGAACTTGAAGTGTAAAAAGATATATAATGTAAATGTTTAAAAATCAAAAGCAGTTATGGGATTTGTGTTTCTGGTCGTCACGACAATTCTAAATTCATAAAACAACAACTTATATGTTTCATCAAGATTAGATGACTcataaaatcaaaatttgagGAGTTCAATTTTTATCGAAGGGAGATCATAAACGGCATGAATTTAGTATTTTCTTAATAGTAGGAAATCCAAATTCATTTAGTTTATTGACCATCCTTCTTAATATTTATCTCCATGTCTGCCTTTAATTTAAATAGAAAGCTTAGCAGTACGCTAGTACCATTAAAAGAAAGACTGATCATGGATTATTTCCATCATACTTCTTCATAAATTAGCTGGTGAATAGTTCCTTAAATATGTTAATTATAGTTCAATTCTTTACTGGATGTATAGAAAAGATTTTGTTAGGAGACACAAGATCTAGTGATCTCTCCACCTTGACAGAAATCAATCTCTTAAATATCCACTTGGAGATATCTAGTGCACGAAAATAACTATTTTTAATTGATGTAGAATTATATTAATGATTATAAATGGAGAATCATATCATATGTTTTAATACAATTAAGTTGAGCTCAATGAGATAAAATCTTACTTTTCCAATCCACGCTTCACTTATTGTGATAAATTCTAGTTTCTCTATTGAAATTTTAAGATACATTAAATCACGTTAGCGTTTTCACCAACATCAAATTAACATATACTATATGCATAGTTTTCTGAATTCTGAATAGTGAATACTATTCCAGTAGAAGTCAACATCTTCAGTACTGGAGAAGTTGTACAAAGCTAGCTCAGAAGCATTACAGAAAAGAACTCAAAGGAAAATGACAAATGAAACCAAAACACATTAAAGACCAATTGATCCAAAACAGTGtatctctctctgtctctctttAATGTTGCAACCTTTATTAAGACAACCTTACAACCATCAACATAATCATCCAGGTATCTTCACCTCAAAATGGACAAGACCTTTACTCTGATTtttctcctcttcctcttcctcttcctccaccttCCAAATGCAGCAAAATCTGCCATTGGTGTTGGTAttggagttggtggtggtggggttagTATTGGTGTAGGTGCTGGGAATGGCAATGATGGTAATAATGGTGGATCTTCAGTGCCAAACCAGAACAATGCTTACACAGCTCTTCAGGCATGGAAATCAGCAATCACTGATGACCCACTGAAGATTCTAGACACTTGGGTTGGTCCCAATGTGTGTTCTTACAAAGGAGTGTTTTGTGAAAATTCCCAAGATGGAATTGCTGAATCATTTGCAACTACTGGTCCTGTTGTTGCAGGAATAGATCTCAACCATGCAAATCTCCTAGGAACTTTTGTCAAAGAGCTTTCTTCACTATCTGAAATAACTCTTCTCCACCTCAACAGTAACAGATTTTCAGGTACAGTTCCTGATTCACTCAGAGAGCTCACTTCCTTAGAAGAATTGGACCTCAGCAACAACCAATTTTCAGGTCCTTTTCCCAATGTTGTTCTATACATGCCAAGTATTATCTACTTGGACCTCAGGTTCAACTCCTTCTCAGGTTCCATTCCTGAAGCATTGTTTAACAAGAGACTTGATGCAATTTTTCTCAACAACAACCAATTTGGAGGTGAAATTCCACAGAATTTGGGAAACTCCCCTGCCTCTGTGATCAACTTAGCTAACAACAAGTTGAGTGGAGAAATCCCAGTGAGTTTTGGGTTCATGAGTCCAAAGTTGAAGGAGATTCTCTTCCTGAATAACCAGTTAACAGGTTGCATTCCTCAAGGAGTTGGAATCTTCACTGAGATGGAAGTTCTTGATGTGAGCTTCAACTCACTGGTTGGTCATTTGCCAGACACAATCTCCTGCTTGCAAGAGATTGAGGTGCTGAATTTGGAGCATAACAAGCTATCTGGGGAGTTATCTGATGTGGTTTGTTCTTTGAGGAGCTTAATGAATCTAACTGTTGCTTATAACTTTTTTTCTGGGATTAGTCAGCAATGTTCAAGGCTTTTCAATGTGGGGTTTGATTTCTCAGATAACTGCATTCCTGGAAGGAACATGCAGAGACCTCCACCAGAGTGTTCTGTGATCCCAGGTGGTAGTTTGAACTGTCTGAGAATTCCAACTCCAAAACCTCTTGTTTGTGGTTCTCTGGCTTCAAATCTGCGTTCATCATTTCCTTGataatgatgtttttttttcttttccagtGATTGATGATGCTACTAATTCACTTCATAGTTATACCATGCTAATTTTGTTCATCATTGATTTGGTATACTATACTAAACTTGCCCCACATGGATAAGGTAAAGCCTGGATTTTGATATGTATTCTATATTTCTATTCTTATGGTGTTAACAACGAGGTGATTTGTGATTTTGTGTCACGAGGCATGTTGTTTGATTTGGTTACTTTGATCTTACAAGTGTATCTTGGTTTCTTTAGATTGCGCCTTCAATTTCATTCCCTTCTAAATGACAAGGCCTACTTGATTGATTGAGTTGTCACTACTGAAACTTGACAAGACTACAAGGCTTTAGATTACTCAACCAGGCTCACAAGATTACCCAAACTGCTAGGAGATGGCTTTCCAAAATGCCAATTGATAGTTGTCAGACTGTAATTAAGGAGTTGTGGTGGTTTCACTTTAGAGTAGTATTTTTTCAATAGAAAAAACGCATGATGTCATTTTTGTTATGAATTTTGTAATATTAAcaacaaatctttttttttttgaaacgatATTAACAACAAATCTTGTTACgggagaaaagaagaaaaaaaacacctCGCAATTATTAGTCAACCATAATTTTATTAATGGGATTATGGGAGAGACATTTATATGTGATAAACTCCAGGCCAAAATCTTAATCAATGGGCCTCAAGTCCAGCAACGAAGCTGGAGGACCAAATTCGTACCGGAACAAAAGGTGCAATTAAACTAAAAATGAAATTGCATTGAGGTAGATTAAAATCAAACTCAATCAATAATCCAGGTTTAACTGCAACTAGGAAGATAATGAGCTTTGTGCAAGAAAAAACTCATAATCATTAAATACTTTGAAGTAGAAAAGCACATGAAATTAACAGAAAATTGCATCAAaacatttataaattataaatagacATGTGCAATGAATCTTTTTGTACAGCTCAAATCTTCTGTTCAGACTTACAAGTATAACCAGTAGCACTGCCTTACTGAATTGTGATCACTCCCCTAACTTTCAGCTCTTACAAAACCCAACACAAAGGCAATCAAATTCAAAACAATGTGTTATATATCTTTTTGCAAGAATGTGTGACTAGAAGGAAGGCCTAAAATCTATTTTAAAAAACACAGCTTCAAGCACTCCCAGATAAAGGCAGAAAGAATGTCAAAGATTTGTGAGACAAAATCAGATGTAAAAGAATCTTGAGGTGAAGTTCTGGATTGAAGCTAAATTTGCCCAAACCAAAATCACCCACTCTGGAGAGACTAGAGAGCAGTACTAATTGTTTGAATCAGCTTCTCATTCCTCACAATCAATTCTGCCACACGGAAGCTTCTCATAGAAACTTCTCTCAAAGTTGATTCAggatttagaatcaattgtagaaggattcCAAACATGTATTGACACATGTTGGTCATGTCGGGATGAGAAGTGCTTCCGAAAGAAGTTATCAAGAGTAGcttttgagaaaggagaagtgaTTGTGAAAGATTTCAACTcgaaccaaacatgctattaatcAAAATGATTTCATGTAAGTCATGAAAGGGAATCTTGTTCATCATGGCAAAGCTCCTTCCTAAGTTTATGAGAGAAAAGCATGCAAGCATCCATGCTAAGATCAATAGCAGCAGAGAGTGCAATGAAAAGAGCAGCATCAGCCATGCATTTCACATGCTGTGCTCCCACTTGCACAACAGGCTTGCTAATTTTCCCTTCACCACCCACACTTGATCCCATCACAAATCCTTCCCCTGGTACCCTTGAACCCAATCCAGAATCCTTCATCACTTTGTAATCAATACAGAACTGGCCACCCTTTTTCACACCCATTGTGCCTTCAGCAATGGGGATTCTGTTTTCATTGTCAGAGAAAAGCTCAACCTTGTAGCCCAATCCATCAACAGGTCCTCTCTCTCGCCACGCCTCTAATCGGCTCCTGGGCTTCCAGCTACTGATCGCGGAGGAGGCGCCGTTGGGGCGCAGGATGAGCCAGGCGCCCGCGTTTGATCGCGACACGCGATCGGAGCCAGGGGAAGGGACAAAGGGAGTGATCATGGAGGCTGCTGCAACAGGTGAGCCAGAGAGATCATGTATCATGATCATCCAACCCTTTCTGTCCCTGCCTTGACTTTCTCTTTCTCTGTCACCTGAAAAGGATCTTCTCCAACTACTAGGATTGTTTGTAAAATCTGATGGGAGAGACCTGAATTTTCAACAAAGAAAAGAGAGTATCATAAACAAGAACAAATTAACAGTCTTTTAATGCTTGTGAATCTTTCTACAAtaattctaaagtcaaaagCTTATGTGAGCAGCTTCTTAATGTCAGAATTAAATCTAATCCAAACATTCCAACTATTGCCTAGGTCAAATCATATCATAATGTCTTATCATAAATCAAGTCTAAAGATAGACCATTTGAGCAAGAGATGTAATTAAATTAACTAGCATGATCATTTGTTAAGTAAATGTTAACAATATAATGAACTTGTCAAACTGTTACTAACAGTTAGTTATTTTAGTTGATTGAAGACCTTTTCTGTTACTGTTAGTATAGAGACATTTTAGCTTGACTGACACTGATAGATAGAATCACTTGAATATTACACCTTTACTTTGTGCATTTTTTGATGCTGTACTAGGAAGGCAGCCTTATACATTTATAGTCACATGAAATGGCATCCCAGGTAAAAGAAGGTGAATAACATTCAAAAAAGAGCTGCAAAAGTAAATTTGAGTAATGGATTCTTGAATTGCAAGGAAGCAGTTAAgctaattaagaaaaaaaagtacaaGACTTCAGTTAAAAACAGAGATTTTGATGTTTCAACTGGAGGAGGCAGTTAATCTTGCTTTAAATCGTCTAGTTTAAGATTGTCTTTTTCGTAATCCAGAAGTTAATGATCAATAAAATGgccaataaaaaaacattaaaacttTTACCTTTTCAAGATATTAAAAACTATAAAGAATTAAAGACAACGTAATTGAAGCATTGAGATCATGAAAACTcctatttcattttcaattttgctGTATCAGCTCATCAAATTATCAAACTAAAATTCTGTTCAGataatttttgaaaaagaaGATAAGAAATTAACAGGTACTAGTGAATAATTAGATTTGTCACTGAAAGTACCAGCAGTTTCTAAATTTGTATAtcgtcggtcaagttagtctttaatttcaaataaaacgTCAGTCAAATTAGTCATTTGcccgacatttgacaaaatcatagattttcatggACCACCAATTAACAAGAGATTTTAAACTAAAATGCAACTTACGGGGATCTGTAGGTTCGATCAGCACTGAACTTGCAGCTGAAAACAGGTTGTTTGATATTCCCCTGAATCTGAAAAACCACCGGGCTGCATTCCGGTTCACCGCCGAACTGAAACACGAACCGCGGATCCGGTTCAGACCGGACCACAAGATGAAGCTGAGCTGATTGCTTATCATTT
This window harbors:
- the LOC130715917 gene encoding leucine-rich repeat extensin-like protein 4, which translates into the protein MDKTFTLIFLLFLFLFLHLPNAAKSAIGVGIGVGGGGVSIGVGAGNGNDGNNGGSSVPNQNNAYTALQAWKSAITDDPLKILDTWVGPNVCSYKGVFCENSQDGIAESFATTGPVVAGIDLNHANLLGTFVKELSSLSEITLLHLNSNRFSGTVPDSLRELTSLEELDLSNNQFSGPFPNVVLYMPSIIYLDLRFNSFSGSIPEALFNKRLDAIFLNNNQFGGEIPQNLGNSPASVINLANNKLSGEIPVSFGFMSPKLKEILFLNNQLTGCIPQGVGIFTEMEVLDVSFNSLVGHLPDTISCLQEIEVLNLEHNKLSGELSDVVCSLRSLMNLTVAYNFFSGISQQCSRLFNVGFDFSDNCIPGRNMQRPPPECSVIPGGSLNCLRIPTPKPLVCGSLASNLRSSFP
- the LOC130714897 gene encoding uncharacterized protein LOC130714897; protein product: MDPCPFVRLMVESLSLKLPSPAKPPPLSGVHPSTTPCFCEIQIHKSLPIHTALLPLSSSSAPDSTASTSAPAFHLDSAAIRRLSAKPLTVSISVYNGRKGRTCGVRSAKFLGRVRLTVHLNSALSGSNTFHSGWFKLARNGDGPGNDKQSAQLHLVVRSEPDPRFVFQFGGEPECSPVVFQIQGNIKQPVFSCKFSADRTYRSPSLPSDFTNNPSSWRRSFSGDRERESQGRDRKGWMIMIHDLSGSPVAAASMITPFVPSPGSDRVSRSNAGAWLILRPNGASSAISSWKPRSRLEAWRERGPVDGLGYKVELFSDNENRIPIAEGTMGVKKGGQFCIDYKVMKDSGLGSRVPGEGFVMGSSVGGEGKISKPVVQVGAQHVKCMADAALFIALSAAIDLSMDACMLFSHKLRKELCHDEQDSLS